In Dolichospermum flos-aquae CCAP 1403/13F, the following proteins share a genomic window:
- a CDS encoding RluA family pseudouridine synthase, whose amino-acid sequence MILLHPLSDFIESNFIIYSAQPNYYYEGKCPQTGEILRLPRTPLAEAIADSLMQQLEQNHLYSHEGKMYGILLVELPNGEQRVIKAFSGLLNGNSMVTGWVLPIPGREEVALLETQILAKLAAIKQEIITLEQIPERAEYKTLSVEYTQQLQTMSLHHDHSKQQRHKQRQEFYQTLTDKSLTTALEKLEAESRQQGIDRRNLKRHQNEILQPLQQIITSADRKITELKQQRKQLSRQLQTEMHAAYSLTNFQGQSLSLQQLLPGGTPTGTGECCAPKLLHYAATHGLKPLAMAEFWWGNSSIENKVSGEFYGACLERCQPLMGFLLSGLKPNQVEIIYEDEWLIAVNKSSGLLSVPGRYFHNQDSVISRLRHLYNQEIIAVHRLDQDTSGILLIAKDPITHSQLSQQFQQRQIHKVYEALLTGSLAINEGEINLPLWGNPDHRPYQEVDLSRGKPSLTHFRVMNREGDYTRVEFVPLTGRTHQLRVHAADTRGLGMAILGDKLYGYHSDTDRLYLHARELRFQHPHVEKIFHLQVKTPF is encoded by the coding sequence ATGATTCTTCTTCATCCGCTTTCAGACTTTATCGAATCCAATTTTATCATTTATTCCGCACAGCCTAACTATTACTATGAAGGAAAATGTCCCCAAACTGGTGAAATATTGAGATTACCCCGCACACCTTTAGCAGAAGCTATAGCTGATAGTCTCATGCAGCAACTTGAACAAAATCATCTTTATTCCCATGAGGGAAAAATGTATGGTATTTTGTTAGTTGAATTACCCAATGGTGAACAAAGAGTTATTAAAGCATTTTCCGGTTTATTAAATGGTAATAGTATGGTTACAGGTTGGGTGTTACCAATTCCTGGTAGAGAGGAAGTGGCTTTATTAGAAACTCAGATTTTAGCAAAGTTAGCAGCAATTAAACAAGAAATTATTACCCTTGAACAAATTCCCGAAAGAGCAGAATATAAAACTCTGTCCGTTGAATATACCCAACAGTTACAAACTATGAGCTTACATCATGATCATAGCAAACAGCAACGACACAAACAACGTCAAGAATTTTATCAAACTCTCACAGATAAATCTCTCACAACTGCTTTGGAAAAACTAGAAGCAGAAAGCCGTCAGCAGGGAATTGACCGCCGAAATCTTAAACGCCATCAAAATGAAATTTTACAGCCTTTACAGCAAATTATAACGTCCGCAGATAGGAAGATTACAGAACTCAAACAACAGCGGAAACAACTATCTCGGCAATTACAAACAGAAATGCACGCTGCTTATAGCTTAACTAATTTTCAAGGACAATCTCTATCTTTACAGCAATTATTACCAGGAGGAACACCAACCGGAACGGGGGAATGTTGCGCTCCTAAATTATTACATTATGCTGCAACCCATGGATTAAAACCTTTAGCAATGGCTGAATTTTGGTGGGGTAATTCTTCTATAGAAAATAAGGTTTCTGGAGAATTTTATGGTGCTTGCTTGGAAAGATGTCAGCCATTAATGGGATTTTTGCTATCAGGATTAAAGCCAAATCAAGTAGAAATAATTTATGAAGATGAATGGCTAATTGCTGTGAATAAATCATCAGGACTGTTATCTGTTCCCGGTCGTTATTTTCATAATCAAGATAGTGTAATTAGTCGTTTACGTCATCTATATAATCAAGAAATAATCGCGGTACATCGTTTAGATCAAGATACTTCCGGGATTCTCTTAATAGCTAAAGATCCAATTACTCATTCTCAATTAAGTCAACAATTTCAACAAAGACAAATTCATAAAGTTTATGAAGCTTTGCTGACAGGTTCTCTAGCTATTAATGAAGGTGAAATTAATTTACCTTTATGGGGAAATCCTGATCATCGTCCTTATCAAGAAGTGGATTTATCACGAGGTAAACCTAGTTTAACTCACTTCCGCGTTATGAACAGAGAAGGAGATTATACCCGTGTTGAATTTGTGCCTTTGACTGGACGGACTCATCAATTACGGGTTCATGCTGCTGATACAAGAGGACTGGGAATGGCAATTTTGGGGGATAAACTCTATGGTTATCATAGTGATACTGATAGATTATATCTGCACGCAAGAGAGTTGAGGTTTCAGCATCCTCATGTAGAAAAAATCTTCCACTTACAGGTAAAAACACCATTTTAA
- a CDS encoding TMEM175 family protein codes for MNEDKNNNSDQKEPIVHLQRIADIIFALAMAECFLALDFPENLQQPTDSEIVAFLLAQIKPLTSYAIAFVIVGFYWLEHIKQFKYYKQADTIHISLYLLYLMGIFLIPYSDTLVIYFPENALVKICFSVNTAFIGLISFINWNYATYKHRLIADDLNSEIIISTRWKILIEPIFSLLTIGVAIIDQGWWEYVWFLLPIPYLWTEKIFSKGAVKNNQQADNNYEKYQDKE; via the coding sequence ATGAATGAAGATAAAAACAATAATTCTGATCAGAAAGAGCCTATTGTCCACCTTCAGAGAATAGCTGATATTATATTCGCACTGGCAATGGCAGAGTGCTTCTTAGCTCTTGATTTTCCTGAAAATCTGCAACAGCCCACAGACTCAGAAATTGTGGCATTTTTACTAGCTCAAATAAAACCACTCACTAGCTACGCGATCGCATTTGTGATTGTTGGTTTCTACTGGTTAGAACATATCAAACAGTTTAAATATTACAAACAAGCAGATACGATTCATATTTCACTCTATTTACTTTATCTGATGGGAATATTTCTAATTCCTTACTCTGACACACTAGTTATTTATTTTCCAGAAAATGCTCTTGTGAAAATATGCTTTAGCGTCAATACTGCATTCATTGGATTGATATCATTTATTAACTGGAATTATGCGACTTATAAACACCGACTAATTGCCGATGATCTAAATAGTGAAATTATTATTTCTACAAGATGGAAAATCTTGATAGAGCCGATTTTTTCCTTATTAACAATAGGAGTTGCTATTATCGATCAAGGTTGGTGGGAATATGTCTGGTTTTTATTACCAATTCCTTATCTCTGGACAGAGAAGATATTTAGCAAGGGTGCTGTCAAAAATAATCAACAGGCTGACAATAATTATGAAAAATATCAGGACAAGGAGTAG
- a CDS encoding DevA family ABC transporter ATP-binding protein, protein MDNLNHYFGSGMLRKQVLFDINLDIQPGEIVIMTGPSGSGKTTLLTLMGGLRSAQEGSLKILGQEICGANKQQLTKLRRQIGYIFQAHNLMTFLTTQENVRMSLELHDEYLNHDINNKAIAMLEAVGLADRISYYPENLSGGQKQRVANCLQQRFAIARALVSQPKIVLADEPTAALDKKSGRDVVELMQKLAKEQGCTILLVTHDNRILDIADRIIYMEDGQLKDVNIKAKIQ, encoded by the coding sequence TTGGATAACCTGAATCATTATTTTGGATCAGGTATGCTACGTAAACAAGTATTATTTGACATTAATTTGGATATTCAACCTGGTGAAATTGTGATTATGACTGGACCTTCCGGTTCAGGTAAAACTACACTTTTGACTTTAATGGGTGGTTTGCGTTCTGCTCAAGAAGGTAGTTTGAAAATTTTAGGACAGGAAATATGTGGAGCAAATAAACAACAGTTAACTAAATTGCGCCGTCAAATTGGTTATATTTTTCAGGCGCATAACCTAATGACGTTTTTAACTACCCAAGAAAATGTGCGGATGTCCTTGGAATTGCATGATGAATATCTAAATCATGATATCAACAACAAAGCGATCGCCATGTTAGAGGCTGTCGGTTTGGCAGATCGTATCAGTTACTACCCCGAAAATCTTTCTGGTGGACAAAAACAACGGGTAGCGAACTGCTTGCAGCAGCGCTTCGCTATCGCTCGTGCTTTAGTCAGCCAGCCTAAAATTGTCTTAGCTGATGAACCTACCGCTGCACTTGATAAAAAATCTGGCCGCGATGTTGTGGAATTGATGCAGAAACTTGCTAAAGAACAAGGCTGTACTATTTTGCTCGTTACCCACGATAACCGCATTTTGGATATTGCTGACCGTATTATTTATATGGAAGACGGTCAGCTTAAAGATGTCAATATTAAGGCGAAGATACAGTAA
- a CDS encoding TetR/AcrR family transcriptional regulator — MPKIVNHEQYRKELLNKCFDLFAEKGYAAITMRQISASLKVSTGTLYHYFPNKQALFEQLVEEICQQDIITALTEFGGKNNLLELMAALGQYLVKNEDYLIKWTYLWVDFCQHQDSKIMLSNSTVFKRANQRCQQVACDLLGVPDVVLASFVLSFVNGVVLEKLWGNENIDFSEQCQLLGEMIVAYLRQKTDFKVSS, encoded by the coding sequence ATGCCGAAAATTGTTAATCATGAACAATACCGTAAAGAATTACTCAATAAATGTTTTGATTTGTTTGCTGAAAAAGGCTATGCAGCGATTACTATGCGGCAGATTTCTGCGAGTTTAAAGGTTTCCACAGGTACGCTATATCATTATTTTCCCAACAAACAAGCTTTGTTTGAGCAATTGGTGGAAGAAATTTGTCAGCAGGACATCATTACAGCTTTAACAGAATTTGGAGGCAAAAATAACTTATTAGAATTGATGGCAGCGTTGGGTCAATATCTTGTTAAAAATGAGGATTATTTAATTAAATGGACTTATCTATGGGTTGATTTTTGTCAACATCAAGACTCAAAAATAATGTTGAGTAATAGCACTGTTTTTAAACGGGCTAATCAACGATGTCAGCAAGTAGCCTGTGATTTATTAGGTGTTCCAGATGTAGTATTAGCATCTTTTGTTTTGAGTTTTGTGAATGGTGTGGTTCTCGAAAAATTATGGGGAAATGAAAACATTGATTTCTCTGAACAGTGTCAGCTTTTAGGAGAGATGATTGTAGCCTATTTACGACAAAAAACCGACTTTAAAGTTAGTAGTTAA
- a CDS encoding ABC exporter membrane fusion protein yields the protein MSYKLLFKPKNQGLIALIIAATAITGGIAIYGISNFGQMGKTSVTESKPIVPIPQIVTALGRLEPATEVIKLSAPLALDGDRISEVLVKEGDNVKTGQVIAILQSRDLLKNSVIQSTKQVKVAQAKLAQIKAGAKSGEIQEQSAIVERIKAQYAGDKQSQQENIARISAQWEGDRIAQIATINKLTAELKNAESEYQRYQQLFAEGAISNSVIDSKRLNVETAKQTLSESQAILNRINTTANKQLAEAKVALNRINATSNKQINESQGKLNSIAEVRPVDVQLAQTEIESAIANLKKAETELEAAYIRAPINGQILKIHTKVGEKIGDQGISDFAQTNTMMVVAEVYQTDISKIKLGQKAIITSQGFTGELKGVVQQIGLQVKRQNVFSDQPGENLDSRIIEVKIRLNPEDSKKVSGLTNLQVQTAIKL from the coding sequence ATGAGTTATAAACTGTTGTTTAAACCTAAAAATCAAGGGTTAATTGCTTTAATAATTGCGGCCACTGCGATAACAGGAGGAATTGCTATTTATGGGATTTCTAATTTCGGACAAATGGGTAAAACTTCTGTCACAGAATCAAAACCAATTGTCCCTATTCCGCAAATAGTGACCGCTTTAGGAAGACTAGAACCAGCCACAGAAGTGATTAAGTTATCTGCACCTTTAGCATTAGATGGCGATCGCATTTCTGAAGTATTAGTTAAAGAAGGTGATAATGTTAAAACCGGACAAGTAATTGCTATTTTACAATCCCGTGATCTATTAAAAAATTCTGTTATTCAAAGCACGAAACAAGTGAAAGTTGCTCAAGCTAAACTTGCACAAATTAAAGCTGGGGCTAAATCAGGAGAAATTCAAGAACAGTCAGCAATTGTGGAGAGAATTAAGGCACAATATGCAGGAGATAAACAATCCCAACAGGAAAATATTGCTCGGATATCAGCCCAATGGGAAGGTGATAGAATTGCTCAAATAGCAACTATTAATAAATTAACAGCAGAACTCAAAAATGCCGAATCAGAATATCAACGCTATCAACAGTTATTTGCTGAAGGGGCAATTTCTAATTCTGTAATTGATAGCAAACGGTTAAATGTAGAAACTGCTAAACAGACATTAAGTGAATCTCAAGCTATTCTCAACCGCATTAATACTACAGCCAATAAACAATTAGCAGAAGCTAAAGTTGCTCTCAATCGTATTAATGCTACTAGTAATAAACAAATTAATGAATCTCAAGGTAAACTCAATAGTATTGCTGAAGTTCGTCCCGTAGATGTACAGTTAGCACAAACAGAAATTGAAAGTGCGATCGCTAATCTTAAAAAAGCAGAAACTGAATTAGAAGCAGCTTATATTCGCGCTCCCATAAACGGGCAAATTCTCAAAATTCATACTAAAGTCGGTGAAAAAATTGGTGATCAAGGGATTTCTGACTTTGCCCAAACTAACACAATGATGGTAGTAGCAGAAGTTTATCAAACTGATATTAGTAAGATAAAATTAGGACAAAAAGCCATAATTACCAGTCAAGGATTTACAGGAGAATTAAAAGGTGTAGTCCAACAAATTGGTTTACAAGTCAAACGCCAAAATGTTTTTAGTGATCAACCAGGAGAAAATTTAGACAGTCGCATTATCGAAGTAAAAATTCGCCTCAATCCTGAAGATAGCAAAAAAGTTTCCGGCTTAACCAATTTGCAAGTACAAACAGCAATTAAATTGTAA
- the devC gene encoding ABC transporter permease DevC: MINKMFRKTPLAWRQLMKEKTRLIIAVSGIAFADILIFIQMGFETALFDSAVKPHRNLQADLILINPQFQALFSAKSFSRERLYQALSYNGVKSVSSIYIGTGQWRNPETKLDRAILVWGVDPTAPGLKFPELQAKKDYLKQLNQVLFDEASRPEYGEIGKIFRETGKFNAGLSGKNVSVKGVFQNGTSFAADGNVVMSDSTFLQLFPTRKPDQIEVGLITLQPGADIEKVREQLQIGLNPDPQKPFVEVGTPETFAQKERTYWANSTGIGFIFGLGVIVGFIVGIVIVYQILYSDVSDHLPEYATLKAMGYTDNYLLRVLLQEALFLAALGYLPAFFLSFGLYQVTFAATLLPIYMKVDRAINVFFLTVIMCTVSGAIAMRKLRSADPADIF; the protein is encoded by the coding sequence ATGATTAATAAAATGTTTCGGAAAACACCCCTGGCTTGGCGACAATTAATGAAGGAAAAAACGCGGCTAATAATTGCAGTATCGGGAATTGCCTTTGCTGATATACTAATATTTATTCAGATGGGTTTTGAAACTGCATTATTTGATTCTGCTGTTAAACCTCATCGGAATTTACAAGCAGATTTAATATTAATTAATCCTCAATTTCAAGCCCTATTTTCAGCTAAAAGTTTTTCTAGAGAAAGACTTTATCAAGCATTGAGTTACAACGGGGTAAAATCAGTTAGTTCTATTTACATTGGTACGGGACAATGGCGTAACCCTGAAACAAAACTGGATCGGGCTATTTTAGTTTGGGGTGTAGATCCAACTGCACCTGGTTTAAAGTTTCCTGAACTTCAAGCCAAGAAAGATTATCTTAAACAATTGAATCAAGTTCTCTTTGATGAAGCTAGTCGTCCAGAATATGGAGAGATTGGCAAGATTTTCCGAGAAACTGGCAAGTTTAACGCCGGATTGAGCGGCAAAAATGTCAGTGTCAAGGGTGTATTTCAAAATGGTACTTCTTTTGCCGCTGATGGTAATGTTGTCATGAGTGATTCTACTTTTTTGCAATTATTTCCTACTCGTAAACCTGATCAAATTGAAGTTGGGTTAATTACTCTTCAACCCGGCGCTGATATTGAAAAAGTTAGAGAACAACTGCAAATAGGATTAAATCCAGATCCTCAAAAACCCTTTGTTGAAGTTGGTACTCCAGAAACATTTGCTCAAAAAGAAAGAACTTATTGGGCTAATAGTACAGGTATTGGTTTTATTTTTGGCTTGGGTGTGATAGTCGGTTTCATTGTGGGGATTGTCATTGTTTATCAAATCCTTTACTCTGATGTTTCTGATCATTTACCAGAATACGCTACTCTCAAAGCAATGGGTTACACTGATAATTATCTATTGCGAGTTTTATTACAAGAAGCATTGTTTTTAGCTGCATTGGGTTATTTACCTGCATTTTTCCTATCTTTTGGGTTATATCAAGTTACATTTGCCGCAACTCTTTTACCAATATATATGAAGGTAGATCGGGCAATTAATGTTTTTTTCTTAACAGTAATTATGTGTACTGTTTCTGGCGCAATAGCGATGCGAAAACTCCGTTCTGCTGATCCGGCGGATATTTTTTAA
- a CDS encoding DevA family ABC transporter ATP-binding protein has product MSLEVTTIPSEVISSSETVISVSNLNHYFGKGTLQKQVLFDINLEIKTGEVVIMTGPSGSGKTTLLSLMGGLRSAQNGSLQILGQEMSGAKKGQLTKLRRQIGYIFQAHNLMSFLTAKENVRMSLELHENHLNGDINATATAMLEHVGLAQHINSYPENLSGGQKQRVAIARALVSHPKIVLADEPTASLDKQSGRDVVELMQMLAKEQNCTILLVTHDNRILDIADRIIYMEDGQLKSDGVEIGVKIN; this is encoded by the coding sequence ATGTCATTGGAAGTTACAACTATTCCTTCTGAAGTTATTTCTAGTTCAGAAACAGTTATTTCTGTTAGTAATCTCAATCATTATTTTGGGAAAGGGACGCTGCAAAAACAAGTCTTATTTGATATTAATTTAGAGATTAAGACAGGAGAAGTTGTCATTATGACTGGTCCATCTGGTTCGGGCAAAACTACCCTATTATCATTAATGGGCGGTTTACGTTCTGCCCAAAATGGCAGTTTACAAATATTAGGACAGGAAATGTCCGGTGCAAAAAAAGGGCAATTAACTAAATTGCGTCGCCAAATTGGTTATATTTTTCAAGCACATAATTTGATGAGTTTTTTAACAGCCAAAGAAAATGTGCGGATGTCTTTGGAGTTACATGAAAATCATCTCAATGGTGATATTAATGCTACAGCTACAGCGATGTTAGAACACGTTGGTTTAGCACAACATATTAATTCCTATCCAGAGAATTTATCCGGTGGACAAAAACAACGGGTAGCTATAGCCCGCGCTTTAGTCAGTCATCCAAAAATAGTCTTAGCAGATGAACCGACAGCTTCATTAGATAAACAATCGGGACGTGATGTGGTGGAATTAATGCAAATGTTAGCAAAAGAACAAAACTGTACCATTTTATTAGTCACCCATGATAACCGCATTCTCGATATAGCTGATCGGATTATTTACATGGAAGATGGACAATTGAAAAGTGATGGTGTAGAAATAGGAGTTAAAATAAATTGA
- a CDS encoding helix-turn-helix transcriptional regulator — translation MIFNEWQYSITKAQMKKFELAMTQYASKPVPEDENQKLRHEARIDSLKSQIEEFIEEIEEYENLKNNQGKIERLKYDSLEKLPEALIKARIIRGHTQESFAKLLGVKPQQVQRDEANGYASASLTKLLKIQHTLNLEIREEIILK, via the coding sequence ATGATTTTCAATGAATGGCAGTACAGTATTACTAAAGCACAGATGAAGAAATTTGAGTTAGCAATGACTCAATATGCTAGTAAACCAGTTCCAGAAGATGAAAACCAAAAACTACGCCATGAGGCTCGTATTGATTCACTAAAAAGCCAAATTGAAGAGTTTATTGAAGAGATAGAAGAATACGAAAACCTCAAAAATAATCAAGGTAAAATTGAGCGATTGAAATATGATAGTTTAGAAAAATTACCAGAAGCACTCATCAAAGCGCGGATTATTCGCGGACACACTCAAGAGAGTTTTGCCAAACTTTTAGGAGTTAAACCTCAACAGGTGCAACGTGATGAAGCAAATGGATATGCTAGTGCTAGTTTGACAAAACTTTTAAAAATTCAACACACTCTCAATTTAGAAATTCGGGAGGAAATTATTCTTAAATAA
- a CDS encoding DUF6932 family protein: protein MLQVSQLDFKLLKELDPILHPSSRRSAQKNKYRCEFSIANNTFEDPFTTCLEFFQQDRNGNIKGIVAVDL from the coding sequence TTGTTACAGGTATCGCAATTAGACTTTAAACTCTTGAAAGAACTCGACCCTATTTTGCATCCTAGTAGCAGAAGGTCGGCACAAAAAAATAAATATCGCTGCGAGTTTTCGATTGCTAACAACACTTTTGAAGATCCATTTACTACTTGTTTAGAATTTTTCCAGCAAGACCGTAATGGTAATATCAAAGGTATAGTAGCAGTTGATCTGTAA
- a CDS encoding single-stranded DNA-binding protein codes for MNSCILMAEIYDNPQLRHTPDGLEVTEMIVHVAGAKPEDPTHPLKVVGWGNLAKEIHQSYHQGDRVIIEGRLGMNTIDRPEGFKEKRAELTVQRIHAIGQGTYTSSPPAATRTTPAYETPVAPPTYSQTNYESNYPTSAPMPQVAPSQPTYQPAPVQSPSPVGVTPEPDPDDIPF; via the coding sequence ATGAACAGTTGTATTTTGATGGCAGAAATTTACGATAATCCCCAACTGCGTCACACACCAGATGGGTTAGAAGTTACAGAAATGATCGTTCATGTCGCGGGAGCAAAACCAGAAGATCCAACGCATCCTTTAAAAGTCGTAGGTTGGGGAAATTTAGCCAAAGAGATTCACCAAAGTTATCATCAGGGCGATCGCGTTATTATTGAAGGGCGCTTAGGCATGAATACAATTGATCGCCCCGAAGGATTTAAGGAAAAACGCGCAGAATTAACAGTCCAAAGGATTCACGCCATCGGACAAGGTACTTATACCAGTTCACCACCAGCAGCCACGAGAACCACACCAGCCTATGAAACCCCTGTAGCGCCACCAACCTACAGCCAGACTAATTATGAATCAAACTATCCGACATCAGCCCCAATGCCCCAGGTAGCGCCCTCTCAACCGACATACCAACCCGCCCCTGTGCAGTCTCCATCCCCTGTAGGAGTTACGCCAGAACCCGATCCAGATGACATCCCGTTTTAG
- a CDS encoding NAD(P)-dependent oxidoreductase, whose amino-acid sequence MKVAFLGTGLMGLPMAQRLLATDIELIAYNRTPEKLEPLRKAGAQIVTKPREAIRAADCIVLMLSNAAAIYHVLLTDTSWHTLSGRSIIQMGTINPLESQEIRDTVVAAGGEYIEAPVLGSIPEAKTGKLIVMVGGEEEQYQRHLKLLQHFGENPVYIGAVGSASNLTLALNQLIASLTTSFALSLAYIQLQGIDVDLFMQVLRESKLYAPTFDQNLRRMLDGNYTNANLPTKQLIKEIDLFISEAKSLGLNLNSIEGVRQILHATMKMSYPEDDYSSVFPAIREWGEVSGG is encoded by the coding sequence ATGAAGGTGGCATTTCTGGGAACTGGATTGATGGGACTACCGATGGCTCAAAGGTTATTAGCTACCGATATAGAACTAATTGCCTATAATCGCACCCCAGAAAAATTAGAACCGTTACGGAAAGCAGGGGCGCAAATTGTGACGAAACCCCGCGAAGCCATCCGTGCTGCTGACTGTATCGTGCTAATGCTTTCTAACGCCGCAGCTATTTATCATGTACTTCTGACAGATACTTCTTGGCATACTTTATCAGGACGCAGCATCATTCAAATGGGGACAATTAATCCCTTAGAAAGCCAAGAAATCAGAGATACAGTAGTTGCGGCTGGTGGTGAATATATAGAAGCACCTGTCCTCGGTAGTATTCCCGAAGCTAAAACTGGCAAATTAATTGTCATGGTAGGTGGAGAAGAGGAACAATATCAGCGTCATTTAAAGTTACTCCAACATTTTGGCGAAAATCCTGTATATATAGGCGCTGTGGGTTCGGCATCAAACCTCACCCTGGCGCTCAATCAACTGATTGCTTCTCTCACAACTAGCTTTGCTCTGAGTTTGGCATATATCCAGTTGCAAGGCATTGATGTTGATTTGTTTATGCAGGTTCTGCGCGAAAGTAAACTTTATGCGCCTACTTTTGATCAAAATTTGCGGCGGATGTTAGATGGCAATTATACTAACGCTAACTTACCGACAAAACAACTGATCAAAGAAATAGATTTATTTATCTCGGAAGCAAAATCCTTGGGTTTGAATCTCAACAGCATTGAGGGTGTAAGGCAAATCTTACACGCAACTATGAAAATGTCCTATCCAGAAGATGATTATTCATCCGTATTTCCAGCAATTCGGGAATGGGGTGAAGTCAGTGGAGGTTGA
- a CDS encoding class I SAM-dependent methyltransferase — MDSHSPLCQIIAHRIITSPQKRITFAEYMDMVLYHPEYGYYSSDAIKIGFRGSDFFTSASLGADFGELLAKQFYQMWEILDKPIHFDLVEMGAGQGILASHILNYIQQEYPDFFAAVKYIIVEKSQSLKQEQQQRLQDFAVDWCNLEEIPSKSINGCFFSNELVDAFPVHQFTLAAGELREIYVTIGQQSEEENSALPFDSAQGKPLFMEIIGEPSTPQLGEYFKLVEIDLSQNTYENGYRSEINLAALNWLGIVADRLERGYVLTIDYGYPAHRYYNPRRSQGTLQCYYQHRHHDNPYINIGQQDITAHVDFTALSSWGERCGLKNMGWTQQGLFLMALGIGERFSLSEVERLAALSSQQQPISQLLQRREGLHQLINPGGLGNFGVLVQSQGLTEQEASQPLQGLVVPE, encoded by the coding sequence ATGGATTCTCATTCCCCGTTATGTCAAATAATAGCCCATCGGATTATCACCAGTCCTCAAAAAAGAATTACCTTTGCAGAATACATGGATATGGTGTTATATCACCCAGAATATGGTTATTATTCTAGTGATGCTATCAAAATCGGATTTCGCGGTAGTGATTTTTTCACATCTGCCAGTTTAGGCGCTGACTTTGGGGAATTACTAGCAAAGCAATTTTATCAAATGTGGGAGATTCTAGATAAACCTATCCATTTTGATTTAGTAGAAATGGGGGCAGGACAAGGTATATTAGCATCCCATATTCTCAATTATATACAGCAAGAGTACCCAGATTTTTTTGCAGCAGTCAAATATATTATTGTTGAAAAATCACAAAGTTTAAAACAAGAACAACAACAACGGTTACAAGATTTTGCTGTAGATTGGTGTAACTTGGAAGAAATTCCCTCCAAATCTATTAACGGCTGCTTCTTTTCCAATGAATTAGTAGATGCTTTTCCAGTCCACCAATTTACTTTAGCAGCAGGAGAATTGCGGGAAATTTATGTCACGATTGGGCAACAATCGGAGGAAGAAAATTCTGCTTTACCTTTCGACTCCGCTCAAGGTAAACCTCTATTTATGGAAATAATAGGAGAACCATCAACACCACAATTAGGAGAATATTTTAAGTTAGTGGAAATTGATTTAAGCCAAAATACTTATGAAAATGGCTATCGTAGTGAAATTAATTTAGCAGCTTTGAATTGGTTGGGTATAGTGGCAGACCGCTTGGAACGCGGGTATGTGCTAACAATTGATTATGGCTACCCTGCTCATCGTTATTATAACCCCAGGCGATCGCAGGGAACTCTCCAGTGCTACTACCAGCATCGTCATCATGATAATCCTTATATCAATATTGGGCAACAAGATATCACTGCCCATGTTGACTTTACAGCCTTATCATCTTGGGGTGAACGGTGCGGACTCAAAAACATGGGTTGGACTCAGCAAGGGCTATTTTTGATGGCATTGGGAATAGGTGAAAGGTTTAGCTTGAGCGAAGTCGAAAGGTTAGCTGCACTCTCCTCTCAACAGCAACCAATATCACAGTTGCTACAACGCCGAGAAGGATTACACCAACTAATTAACCCGGGGGGATTAGGCAACTTTGGCGTTTTAGTCCAAAGCCAGGGACTAACTGAACAAGAAGCATCACAACCACTCCAGGGATTAGTCGTACCAGAGTAG